In the Carettochelys insculpta isolate YL-2023 chromosome 6, ASM3395843v1, whole genome shotgun sequence genome, GGTGCGGTGCTCTGTGCAGCTAGCAGTAAAGCAGCATGTgatggcagaggggagcaggtaCCGAGGTGGCCAGGGTGACGCTGGTTTTAAAGCTGGAAGTCGTGAGGGCTGCTCTCTATCCAGGATGAAGGTGAAGCTTGAGCCCCGGGTAGGGCTGCCGGGTGTCTGTTTTTGACTGGAATGCCGGGTCAGAAAGGGATCGTGGCGGCTCCAGTCAACACTGCTGACCGGGCTGTTGAAAGTCTGCTCAGTAGCACAGCAGGCCTAAAGCAGGCtcgctgcctgccctggccccacgcagctcctggaagtggccaacATAGCCCTCTGTTCCCGTGGCAAAGTGACAACCAGGGAAGTgccacacacactgcccccatccccagtgccacCTCCACCGTTCCCATTAGCCAGGAACCACGGCACAGCACGGAGACTGCAGGCTGTGCCTCCACCTCCGCCTCCGGGCTGGGCATGCCAGCCACTTCTGAGAGCAgtgtggagccagggcaggcagtgaaACTACTttagccccactgcacagctAGCCAAGAGCTGCTTGAGGTGAGCGCTGCCTGACTGGCGCTGAGACCCTGGACTCCCTCCTGGACCCTgtctccctcctggagcccatATCCCTGCTCCGGCCctgagccacctcctgcaccagAAACACAGCCCCATGCCAGACCCCATGCCCCCCATTGGAGCCCTGACTCCCCTCTCACACCCTAacaccctgtcccagcccagtgaGAGCGAGGGTGGGGATGAGCAAGCAGTGACAGGAGAGGGGATGGAGAGACTGGAGGGCAGAGCCACAGCTATGGGGCAGGGTCTTACAGAAGAGATGGGGCCTCATGGGAGCGGTGTCCAGTTTTGTGCTATTGGAGAGTTGGAAGCACTAACTCAGGGAGTTGTGCTTGCCGGTAGTGCTAGGCAGTTCCCTAAGCCTAGGGCAGAGGAGGAATCTgggcaggagaaaggggagagagagaacagcAGTGGAATACATGAGGTGAGAGGAGGCTCATTCTTTGGGGCCTCTCTTCTGTCTCACACCACATCCATTATCTGGGGCTCTGAGTACTTTCCAATGCACTTCTCtaatctctcgaggtcccttggGATTATTTCTCTGTCCATGCTGGTGTTGTGGCTAGTATCAGCTGTCAGTCCTGCATCCAGTCCATCCATGAAGATAGAGCCTAATGCCCAGCCCTACAGTACCCACTAGGCAGcatcccacagcctcctccttGCCTCAAGCTTGGTGTTTGCCAGCCAGTTTGCATTCCAGGAGAAAATGACACATCCACATAGTTTTATCCAAGAACTTCTCAAAACTAAAGGTTCACAAACAACTGAACCAGGTCCTGTGCACAGAAAAGGTGGTGTAAATCCAGAGGTACTCACCTGTCCTCAGTGGGGAGGGCCCCATGTACAGGAAGTTTTGTCTATTAAACATGAATGCTGTTTAACttctctgctggcagcaggagtgggAGTGTTAGTGCAGATGAGGAGTGCATGGGCCATGGCATTTTAAACCTGTGTTAAGACTGGCCAAGCAATGGGTTAGGTGACTTAGAATTAAAAATGCTGGTGCCTGGCAACCAGGGGGCCTTTGTTGCTGTGGCTGGTGAAGCTGAAATAACAGTAGCATCAGTGGGAAAATTTAAGAAAAATCTCTGATTTAAAGTAGGTTTGGGTGGAGAATTTGCTCCTCTGTTTACTTTGGCCTGGACAGGGAGGCTGCATTGTAAAGGTGGCACAATCTCAAATGGCAGGTTGTGTTCAGAATGGCCCTTGCCAATCCACTGGTATTCACTTGATTAGCCATGCTGCTCTGCCTAGGCTCTCCTTTTCTGGCCCTCTGCTCTTAGCCTTCCTCTTTGCCTTCTAGATGAGCTGGGCATTTGCCCCAAGGGCATCACCTCCAATGTGTTCCGCTTCAACGTGTCCTCAGCAGAGAAGAACAGCACGAATCTGTTTCGGGCGGAGTTCCGGGTGCTCCGAATGCCCAACCCGAGCTCCAAACGCAGCGAGCAACGTATTGAGCTCTTCCAGGTGAGTGGCTCTCCCCGACTTCCAAGCATCTGGGGGTGGGATGAGCAGGCAGCTTGGCCGCAGCTCTCCAGGTTAACCAGAACTGGGGTGTGGAAAGACTGGACAAAGGTAGAACCCTCTTAATTCCCCCAGTACaagcagccacctcagcctgaccttTTCAGAACCTTCTCTTTCCCAGGTCTTCGCTGCCCGGTTTCCTGCTCACACATTCGCAGATACCGTGGGTGTCCTGGATTCATGCCCTCTCCCAGGGGTTTCCATTTGTGTTGGGGGAGTAGAGAGAGGAAGAGGAACAAGCTCCCATGACTGTAaccttcagcccccaccccacaatatCTTAGGTGGACCTTGTTTGTGTGATGGGCGTAGGCACAGTCAGCACTTATCCAGGCAGAGGAATGCTCTGCTGTGGTCACAGGGCGAATCAGTGAAAGTTCAGCCTGTTGCCCTTTCCTTTCAGCAGTGAAAGTGTGAGAAtgggggagtgtgaggggtgAGGCAGGCAGAGCCAACCAAAGACAGGACACggcagaggagaggcagagcTCACAAGGCTAGTCCAGTGACGACAGCTGAAATTAGCACTTTGCCCACCCTTTCCTGCCATGGGCACACAGCACAAGCTCTGGCCAGTCCTCTAAGGACAAGTGCTGTGAGAAGGGCCCAGGCAATGCTTTGGTTGGTGCCTCGTAGAATGGGTTCACTCTCACCTGTGTTCCTGGAGGAGAGGCGGGGCCATTCCCAGACTGTCCTTCCCTGGCACACTCCTGGATTAGTTCACAAGAAACTGATGTGTGGTGAGGGAACAGAGGACGTGCAGCGTCTCTGCTCCCCAACCATGCTGCCCTGGCTGATTCCCTTTATGTCTTCTCCCGCCGCAGATCCTTCGGCCTGACGAACACATAGCAAAGCAGCGCTACCTCAGTGGCCGGAATGTGCAAACGAGGGGCTCTGCCGAGTGGTTATCCTTTGATGTCACAGAGACCGTGCGTGAGTGGCTCCTGCACAGAGGTAGGGATCTTGCTATTTCAGAAGGGCCTGGGTGGAGAATCTGGTTCCCTCAGATAATGTACAGAGGAGAACCTCCTCTCCCTCTAGCAAAGGGTAGTTCTCACTCCAAAGCAGTTCTGCCCAGGTTTTGAGACAAGACTGCCCAGAAGGAGCTGCCTGGTGTGCCTCTGCCTTGCTCCTTTAGTTACTTTATTCTCCCTGCAGTTCCCTCTCTccaggggacatgatagctgtacTCTCCTTCTTTTCAAGGGAAACCAGCAATCATGGAGTGCTTTAAAGTGCTgcctgactgctggtttgttttgttagaatacagactaacacggctacctctctgtttcttttcaaGAGGCTGCGCTGCCTGTATAACTGCAAACTATGTGGTGGGACCAAGAATCCCGATTCCTTTGACTGTTTAAAGTCTCATGGGGTAAAGATGAGGGAATACCAGAAGCTTCTAGTCTCATGCATTTGTCTGACACACCTAGCTCAGCCACAGTATTACAGTGTACAAAAGGGCTATGGCTGAGAAGCTAGCAACAGTTTTGCCTCTGCTACCATTCAGCAGAGCCACCAATCAGTACCCCTCACAGCTGGAACACAGGTACCATGAGTCACAGACGGATTACCTCACAGCTAGAACCTGGGTGTCATTAAAAGCTGGAATGCAGGCACTTGACATGAAGCCAGTCTCAGAAAGGATAAGCCATGAGTTTGTTGGCTCCGTCTGTTTTAAATCAGTCTGAAGTTCGTCCTTAATGGCCTGAATTCAATACCTGAATCACACTTGGCATTAGACAGTCATGCTGGCTGATACTGTGCAATGCAAAATGTCACAATGTGCATGGTGCTTAGAGATCAAGGTGACAGGCACCTTAGCAATACCACAGACAGCCAACCATTTCCATTCACACAGAGACATGGAATAGGGACttatgttacaaaaaaaaaattttttttaacagATTCCTGCTACAAAGAGAGCCTCTCTTTTGAGCACACAGTATGGGAGGCCTCAGGAAGTACTTATTAATATGAAGGAACATGTTACCCGAGGAAAATCAGCATGGCTTAGACATATGGAAATTCAGCAAAAATAGGAGTTTGCAGCTTCCACGTTGATCAGAGCTGGGCAAAACACACCCAAGTAAAACATTTATCCATGTCAAATTCACTTGCCTTCAGGTCTCCTCCTTCAGCAGTAGTTCAAGGCCTGTTAATGGCACTGTGATGGGGCTACTGACTTAAAACACTTAAGGCCAGAGTTGAACACAAAGTGTTCAGCTTCCAATTCCACCCACTGAAGACATCAGATGCTGTTAGATTTCTGAGTGCTTTAGAAACTTAGCCATAAATGTCCTTCTCTCCTCTGTAGAAGGTTCTATTTAACAAGGGTAGGGCTGTTGGTACAAGTGAAGccttcttttttttaagttgatAGCTGGTCCTCACCTCCCATGTCATCCAGCAGCCCTTGAGCTGAGCTCAGAATATAGGTGCTGTGGGGTTTCCAGCCTCCCTGGGACTCTCTTCATAAATTGGAGCACAATTCATATAGCTAGAATGTGTTTCTCATGGAGTCACCTCTTCCTCTGCAGAGTCCAACCTGGGGCTGGAGATCAGCATCCACTGTCCATGTCACACCTTTCAGCCCAATGGGGACATCTTGGAGAACTTTCATGAGGTGTTGGAGGTCAAGTTCAAAGGTGACAATGGTTGGGGAAACCTCATGGCAGAGGGGAGTATGGAGCAGTTGCAGAGGAAGAATTGAATTTCCATCTTGAGCAGAATGTTTGAGTATTTTATACCCAAGGAACCCATGTACATGTAGCGGTTATAACAGATAATGGGTTAGCATGTGGATTGTAGTACTGCGTACATAACTGTGTTTAAATGTGTGCGTTTGCAGGCAAGTGAATGAGTTTGTGTGTGGGTTAGTGTGGATGGATGTGTGCAGAAAGGGGTAATTTTGTGTTGTAACCTCTCTGGGATGCTTCACTCTGCTGCATTCTCAGATTTCTTGTCAGGCTCCCCGCCTCAAACTCTGGTTTTTAGAGCAGATGGCTGAAGCACCAGGAGTTGGACATCTTGCCTGAGGTGGCAGAGAGACAGGGGCTTGGCTGGGTTGAGAACTAGGTATCTCTTGGCTCTCAGCCCCCACCTGCTCTATTTCCGATCCTATTTTTGAGGAGCGCCAGTGATCTGACATCATTAGACCACTCATCTTTCTACCTGTCCTGAGACTGAGGCCAAGAGAGGTGGGCTGATTAACAGCCCTACCAGCAGTTTGCAAATAGTAAAACAAGTGGTCTAGAAGCCACTGTTTCAGGCCAGTGGCAACAAATTCACCAGGGTCAAGTAGGGGTTCAGTTTGGGAGCAGTCTGGGAAAAAGTCCAGGAATGAATATTACAGGGAAGTGGAGGTCCCTTTCTTCCTAGATTAGGAGTGAAGGCAAACATTACACAGTCCAGTCCAGGCTGCTGAAAGGTCTCCTGGGCTCTTGCTTCACGCCTTCTTGAGCCATACACTCTTTCTGTCTGCTCCAAGGCAAAACCTTTACAGGAGGATGCCTTTTTCTGTCCTCAGGCATCGACAGTGAGGATGACTATGGGCGTGGGGACTTGGGGCGGCTGAAGAAGCAGAAGGACCTTCACAACCCCCATCTGATTTTGATGATGTTACCCCCACATCGGCTTGAGAAGCCAGCTCTGGGAGGCCAAAGGAAGAAAAGAGCTCTGGATACCAATTACTGCTTCCGGTAAGCAAAGACCCTGCCTGCCCCGGCATTATCCTGTTCCCTCAGTCAAACAGCAGCAGGATCACCAGTTCTGAGGCAGCTGCTCTTTTCCTGCTGGGTGGCGTGGGAACACCTGTGTGCTTGCACAGGCCTTTTTAAGGGCAGAACTGTGCTGAGTCTGCGCAGAATGATATTCCTTCATGCCAGGACAAGGGCTCAGTGATTTTTGGAGAAACTGATACAGACGGGAAGAGTAGGCCCTCTTATTGTGGCTGAGATCCTAGCCATTGAGTGTGACCTATGGAGACTTGAAATGTCTCCTGCAGGACATATTTGACCTACAAGTTGGAGCTGGAACTTGTAGTGTCACGCAGCTAAGGTTGGGTCTTTCATGGATATTTTGGGGCTGGCCGAACAGGGTGTTGCCCACTCTTGGGCATTATGGTTTGTTCCTGCCGTTCCACTTCTGCTTTTAAAAGGAGTTTTCTTATGTATCCAGgctctttccctttcccttccccacctgcacTGGGGGGAGTGTCTCCTTGTGGCAGAACTAGAGCACTGCCATATTTAGTCTTGCTTTGCTtttgctgctcccagctctgcttgtTGCAGCCATGCAGCATGGTCACACAAAGCTGTTTCTCCTAGACAGACTTACCAGTAGCACAGGACCTCCACCCCGGTCAGAGCAGGCACTGCTCAAAAGACTGTATCCTTCAATGGGATGTGAAGCGCTTGAGCCACGTGAGTGAGGGGCAGAATCTCCCATCTCCCCTTTGTTCTTAGATTCACTCTGTGCCAATGTTTTGTGTCAGGAACTTGGAGGAGAACTGCTGCGTGCGTCGTCTCTACATCGATTTCCGACAGGACCTGGGTTGGAAATGGGTCCATGAACCCAGGGGCTACTTCGCCAACTTCTGCTCAGGCCCTTGCCCATACCTCCGCAGCGCAGACACCACCCACAGCACGGTAGGGGCAGGCATTTGATACTGACAGGGGCTTCTAATGGCGCTGGCTACTTTAGGCTTTTGGCAATGACGGGCTGATCTCATTCATGCTTCCAAGTTAAGCAGAGGCAAGCTAGGCCAGGTGTTACACAGACTTCTgggtgctgcctgcctgcctgcctgcagtggTGGCGGTTCAGATGGAGACACTCTTCCTTTGGAGTCAGGTTTAAGCCCATGGTTAGTCCAGTCCCCAGGAGCACTTTCTGTTGGTGTCTATCAAATGAGACTTTAAACAGCAGTGCTGACCCCCAGTGGGCATTAAGAAGGAGATACACAcctctcatagaactgggagggacctctggaggtcatcgagtccagtcccctgccctcttggcaggaccaagtaccatttttttttttaaatctatttgccctagatctctaaatggccccctcaaggataaAGATGGCTGTGTACTTTGTATGGCAGTGGATGGGTCTTTACTCTAAATGTTTGGGTCAAGTTTCAACTCCAGTAACTACATTCTGCTTCCCTATGCTCCTTCTGCAGTTTCTACTGGAGGCTGCAGGGTTATTCTGCATTTTCTGTTGTAAAATGTCAACAAATACTGCTGCGCACATGTAAACAGCTGCTGCCTAATATCTCTGTGATGCATGAAGTGAATGCCCTGCATcccagtggtgggtgaagtggctaTGTGTGTAGATATGACCATGTATCCCCCCACCAATACCCTTACATTGTTAAAAGGAGCCAATCCATAAAAAGCTATGGTAGTTGCATGAAGCAAGGGAAAGGGGGAACATGGTAAGTTTCCCTCTTGGCAGAGACACCTTTCCTCGCTGCAGCACTCCTGCATCACCCAGGGGCCACatgaagaagggggctagggctgtgggagaagcccACTAAGTAGGATGATGCATATATAAAATCTGCAAAAGGCTAATGCTTCTAGGGCCATTAATGGTTTACCCTTCTAGGTAACTCTAGGACAAAGTCAGTTCTTGACAGGAACATTACCGTGAGATTGGCTGGAGTCGTAGGCTACATGtatactaggggaaaacttcaaaatggccatgctaatggccaaatcggagcatactaatgaggagctgaagtgactattcagcgcttcattagtgtgctgccagccccagcactttgaaagtgccgcgtttcactcacgcatggctcatctacgcaggggtccttttcgaaaggaccttgcaaacgtcagaatccccttattcctatctgtgggaataaggggattttgaggtCTGCAGGGTCCATTCGAAatggacccctgtgtagacgagccatgtgcgAGCGAAACGCGGCCCTTTTGAGTTCTGCggccaacagcatgctaatgaggcactaaatattcactttagcacctcattagtattcttcagttgggccattaacatggccattacAAAGTTTTGgcaaagtgtagacatggccctaaagAGTAAATAGCTAAAAGAAAAGGGAGCTGTCATGCTCTGCGTATGAGGATCGTGCAGACTTGGGGGTAAAGACTCCAGTGTGCCGCTGAGCCTGCAAATGTGAGCAGAAGAAACAACACAGGGGTTGTTCCTCCCCTGGGAGGAGAGATGACAGCAGAACAGAGAGAAGGCAGGATGGCTCACTAGCTACTTTGCTTCAAGCTGCGCTAAAAAGGGCCACTGGTAACAGGATACTCAGTGCACTGATAGTTAAGTGGGTAAGCGAGGGATCTCAGAAAGCAGGTTAAATCTGTCCTGCTGGCTTGAGCATAGCACATCAGCAAGGCCTGATGCAGCCGTAGGGCTAACAATAGTGGGAGTTCTGGAACTAAGGATATGAGTAGAGAAGAAATACTGGAAGCTGGGAAAAGGGCAGGACAGGTGGGCCTTATGGTTCCAGGTGGATGAAATCTTCCCTGGGCAAGCAAAAGAGCAAGTCTATGTGTGTACGTTCTGTTAGGCAGCTTATGGAAGTCAGTGGGCCTGAATCAGTGTAAATGTAAGGAGAATTTGGACTGGTTCCTATTTTTGAAGGAAAGGGGAAAAGGCAGGGAATTAGCAAGCAACAAGATGTATTCTAAAACCTTGGTCAGTTAGAACGATGCTCAAGTGGCGGTTTGTCGGCCCCGTCCAAGGGCAAATTCTGTGAGAAACAAGATTCCTCACAAATAATCATTTTGAGCCAACTTCACGTCTGTCTCAGGGTGCACAGCATTTTGGGGGGAACGGGAAAGAGGGTGTGCCAGAGGGAAGCTAAAGACATATGGATTATATGGAGCGATAtaataaaataagttatttcCATAGCACTGTACAACCTCAAGGCTAACTAGGAATGTGGGCCAAACTTTCATTTAGAATAGGTCCAACTTCATTTCAGTTAATGGGACTGGAATGGGCAGGTGAGAGCAGATTTTCACCTTGTAAATCTACAAGttacccaccactgaaatgcagccacctttgAGGAGAGCCATGGCATATGTTGTGAGACAGTTACGTGACTAGAGTGTGTAATCATCAGTGGTTCAGGGCCAGCTGGAAGGAGGAATCCAGTGGGGTCCCCCAGGACTGTGTTCTGGCTCCAGGACTATACTGTAATTGCTTGGGGGATGGAGTGGAGAGAGTGCTCATCGGACAGCTCAAAGCTGGGAGGGAGTCATGGATACTTGAGAAGGCTGGATTAAATCCAGTACTATCTGGAGAAGTTGGCTGAAATCAACAACACTGATTTTTTCAGATGCTTTTTATGGAGCCCAGCACAACATGGCCCCAGGCTAGTTCCACCCTGCTTTGGTAAAGCATTCACTTTGACACCATCAGCCATGCCAGTGCTGAGCTGAGAAGAGGGGTTAGCTGCTACTCGGGCTGCATTTGTGTTCCATAAACCATGCGGTCCAATTATCAACCGCAGAGCAAACGGACTTGGAAGTATATACTACAGGCTCCTTCGTGATTGGGCATATTCGAAACTTTCAAAGGCGAGCTCCATTTAAGGGCAAACCTATTGGAAAGTGTCCCAGTCAGTCAGTGAAGTACTATAGTGTTGAGTGACATAGATGCCGGGAGACCGGCGCTGCTGACTCCACGGGGGTGGGAAAGCATCACACGGCAGCTCCAGTAGCCTCATGAACTTCCAACCACATTCCTACCTGTGTTTTGTTTCTGCAGGTGCTGGGCTTGTATAACACGCTGAATCCTCAGGCATCTGCCTCACCCTGCTGTGTCCCCCAGGACCTGGAGGCCCTCACTATCCTGTATTATGTCGGGAGGACCCCCAAAGTAGAACAGCTCTCCAACATGGTGGTGAAATCCTGCAGGTGCAGCTGAAAGGCATTGGCCCCATCCAAAGCTGAGAGAGAAACTGTTACCACCTactccccagctcccagagtcACGTGAAGGGAACCAGGAGACCAGAGACTTAAGCACACTGAGGCCTGGGCTCCTAACCATGAAGCTCAGG is a window encoding:
- the TGFB3 gene encoding LOW QUALITY PROTEIN: transforming growth factor beta-3 proprotein (The sequence of the model RefSeq protein was modified relative to this genomic sequence to represent the inferred CDS: inserted 1 base in 1 codon), with product MVHARNKCTEPALGPRVCAACLTRAREAAAPGDLLVEPRGCPAAQASSSLARRPRPLAWSVWSPGSAGPAWTHGEGSRLAEAQSLFLLPKCCQRFLEVLSRSPRGEFMHLRAKPQSAGAAPKALLGLSRPLALPLGSLPVAAPLXLSHRKMHLQRALVVLCLLSFATVSLSLSSCTTLDLDHIKKKRVEAIRGQILSKLRLTSPPETVGPAHVPYQILALYNSTRELLEEMEEEKEESCVQDSTESEYYAKEIHKFDMIQGLPEHNELGICPKGITSNVFRFNVSSAEKNSTNLFRAEFRVLRMPNPSSKRSEQRIELFQILRPDEHIAKQRYLSGRNVQTRGSAEWLSFDVTETVREWLLHRESNLGLEISIHCPCHTFQPNGDILENFHEVLEVKFKGIDSEDDYGRGDLGRLKKQKDLHNPHLILMMLPPHRLEKPALGGQRKKRALDTNYCFRNLEENCCVRRLYIDFRQDLGWKWVHEPRGYFANFCSGPCPYLRSADTTHSTVLGLYNTLNPQASASPCCVPQDLEALTILYYVGRTPKVEQLSNMVVKSCRCS